The proteins below come from a single Juglans regia cultivar Chandler chromosome 12, Walnut 2.0, whole genome shotgun sequence genomic window:
- the LOC109009891 gene encoding protein NUCLEAR FUSION DEFECTIVE 4-like translates to MPKIALKAGSRPPWVGLAAAVWVQIASGNSYTFPLYSATLKSVLGYNQQQVTMLGVANDIGESVGILPGIACNKFPPWAVLLVGTVLCFLGYGVLWIAVSQTVQNLPYWLLWLALCIGSNSCAWFGTPLLVTNMRNFPLSRGTVAGILKGYIGLSAAVYTVICSLVLNDSAAKLLLFLALGIPVLCLAMMYFIRACTPASGEDSSEHVHFIFTQAASVFLAIYLLSITVISTTVSLSGTVSYILVAIMVILLMSPLAIPVKMTLNPSKKLGPPVGSSENLVGSTQIDPLLTPSSSATYLGSFHEGEDSSDVETLLAVGEGAVKKRRRPRRGEDFKFREALIKADFWLLWFSYFFAAGSGVTVLNNLAQIGVALGVDDTTMLLSLFSFFNFVGRLGSGVISEHFVRSRTIPRTFWMICAHILMIVSFLLYASSLNGSLYISTALLGICYGVQYSTMVPTVSEIFGLKHFGIIYNSMGLGNPLGAILFSSLLAGYVYDAEAAIQGGSTCLGPNCFRLTFLVLAGICVLGTILSIILTIRVRPVYQLLYAGGSFRLPQSSNHS, encoded by the exons ATGCCAAAAATAGCTCTGAAAGCAGGAAGCAGACCGCCATGGGTGGGTTTGGCAGCCGCAGTTTGGGTCCAAATTGCTTCCGGCAATTCCTACACCTTCCCACTCTACTCCGCAACACTCAAATCCGTACTGGGCTACAATCAGCAGCAGGTGACGATGCTTGGAGTGGCTAACGATATTGGAGAGAGCGTGGGTATTCTTCCTGGTATTGCCTGCAATAAGTTCCCTCCTTGGGCTGTGCTTTTGGTTGGCACCGTGCTGTGTTTCTTAGGATATGGTGTTCTCTGGATCGCTGTTAGCCAGACTGTTCAGAACTTGCCTTACTGGCTG TTGTGGCTTGCACTATGCATCGGTAGCAATAGCTGTGCATGGTTTGGCACACCTTTGCTTGTAACCAACATGAGAAACTTCCCTCTCAGTAGGGGCACAGTTGCTGGAATTCTCAAGGGTTATATTGGGCTCAGTGCTGCAGTGTATACAGTAATATGTAGTCTGGTGCTTAATGATTCAGCTGCAAAACTATTGTTGTTCCTTGCACTTGGGATACCTGTTTTATGTTTAGCCATGATGTACTTTATTCGGGCTTGTACTCCAGCATCTGGTGAAGACTCTTCAGAGcatgttcattttattttcacgCAAGCTGCTAGTGTTTTTCTTGCTATATATCTTCTCTCAATCACAGTGATAAGCACCACAGTTTCTCTAAGTGGCACTGTGTCCTACATTTTAGTTGCCATAATGGTTATCCTTCTGATGTCCCCCCTTGCAATTCCTGTGAAAATGACACTTAATCCTTCTAAGAAACTTGGTCCCCCAGTTGGTTCTTCGGAAAATTTAGTTGGTTCAACCCAAATAGATCCTTTGTTAACACCATCTTCATCAGCTACATATCTTGGAAGTTTCCATGAGGGTGAGGATTCCTCGGATGTGGAAACACTTCTTGCTGTTGGGGAGGGGGCCgtgaagaagagaaggagaCCTCGTAGGGGGGAGGATTTCAAGTTTCGTGAAGCTCTAATCAAGGCTGATTTCTGGCTTCTTTGGTTTTCATACTTTTTTGCAGCTGGTTCTGGAGTAACGGTGCTCAATAATCTGGCTCAGATCGGGGTTGCATTAGGCGTTGATGATACGACAATGCTGTTGTCTCTCTTCAGCTTTTTCAATTTTGTGGGTCGTCTTGGCTCGGGTGTTATTTCTGAACACTTTGTCAG GTCGAGAACAATACCTCGCACTTTTTGGATGATATGTGCACATATATTAATGATCGTATCATTCCTCCTATATGCATCGTCCCTCAATGGTTCTCTCTATATTTCTACTGCTCTGCTTGGAATCTGCTACGGTGTTCAATATTCTACGATGGTCCCAACTGTCTCTGAAATTTTTGGCTTAAAGCATTTTGGTATAATTTACAACTCCATGGGATTAGGAAATCCTCTTGGTGCAATCCTTTTCTCATCTCTGCTTGCTGGTTATGTATATGATGCTGAAGCTGCCATTCAAGGAGGGTCTACCTGCTTAGGTCCTAATTGCTTCAGGCTCACTTTCCTGGTTCTTGCCGGCATTTGTGTGCTGGGCACCATTTTGAGCATAATTCTGACCATTAGAGTACGACCAGTTTACCAACTGCTTTATGCAGGCGGTTCTTTTCGACTTCCTCAAAGCTCAAACCACTCATAA
- the LOC109009899 gene encoding uncharacterized protein LOC109009899, translated as MASSSRNKSNVQDSHAFQRSLPSRCPSSSAFASSSSTFSSRSSTFFTRSPKPADMHGRRSSFTSPYYSVRFSIERPTSPGRSSIYMRKQANNTAVSSSKKNVACACSPTTHPGSFRCSMHKASAENGVKHGHQQRTESQQLSLRRSAMKNSLVRIGGVLEGGDLVMRRALSALIRPSSHQQRRRSALFKPMPSLLSVMSKADDS; from the coding sequence ATGGCTTCATCTTCAAGAAACAAATCGAACGTTCAAGATTCTCATGCGTTTCAGAGATCGTTGCCGTCGAGGTGCCCATCCTCCTCGGCATTCGCTTCCTCGAGCTCGACCTTCTCCTCCCGATCTTCGACCTTCTTCACGCGATCCCCCAAGCCCGCCGACATGCACGGACGCCGCTCCTCCTTTACCTCGCCATATTATTCCGTACGGTTTTCCATCGAGCGGCCAACCTCTCCGGGACGTTCTTCGATCTATATGAGGAAGCAAGCCAACAACACTGCGGTGTCGTCCAGCAAGAAGAACGTCGCGTGCGCCTGTTCTCCTACGACGCACCCCGGCTCTTTCCGATGCTCTATGCACAAGGCTTCTGCTGAAAATGGAGTCAAGCATGGCCATCAACAGAGAACGGAGTCGCAACAGCTGAGTCTTCGGAGGTCGGCGATGAAGAATTCACTGGTGAGGATAGGAGGAGTACTGGAGGGTGGCGACTTGGTCATGAGAAGAGCCTTGTCGGCTCTGATTAGGCCCTCGTCTCACCAGCAGCGGCGCAGATCAGCCTTGTTTAAGCCGATGCCGAGTCTTCTCTCGGTAATGTCCAAAGCCGATGACTCTTGA
- the LOC109009894 gene encoding mediator of RNA polymerase II transcription subunit 15a-like, with protein sequence MDTNNWRPTTGQGPVGGIGGGGGAGEPTMDAGDWRTELQPEARQRIVSKIMDTLKRHLPVSGQDGLQELRKIAIRFEEKIFTAATSQGDYLRKISLKMLTMETKSQNPPANSLPPNSTGNGNKPPDPGMSGVQSQLHNQGQPLPIPLLANPSQSRQLLSQNIQNSVSSAGVQATPTLTSALPPASSINQTSIPNAVGQNTNVQNISGTSQNSVGNSMGQGIPSNMFANNPRQMQGRQQVVSQQPQQQQQQQQQQSQNPQQYTYQQLFQQHFLKQKFQQGNIPHSLVQSHIQQRQNLLQTNQMQSPQQSAMQTSSVMQPSLSGLQQNQQPPIQQATHSMLQQHPHSVLRQQQQPQQAAVIHPQQAPMQHQPILPPQQHQPQQPNAANMQQNQLIAQQSGVGDMQQQQRLLGQQNNLQTMQQQQHQQQLMAQQNNFSSMNQQQLGSQSNVSGLQQQQQQLLGAQSVNSSMQTTQHAVHMLQQSKIPVQQQPQQSTSSLLATQVQPSQSQPQPPQQQLMSQIQSQPSQLQQQLGMQQQPNSLQRDMQQRLQASGQPSSTLLQPQNVIDQQKQLYQRAVPDTSSTSLDSTSQTGNANGGDWQEVYQKIKALKEMYLPELNEMYQKIATKLQQHDSLPQQPKSEQLERFKMFKLMLERIIAFLQVSKSNILPNCKEKLVSYEKQILNVVNTNRPRKPVSSLQQGQLPQSHMHSMQQPQPQVTQMQPHESQMNPQLQSMSLQGSVATMQQNNMTSLQHNSMSSLSGVSTTQQNLMNSLQTGTNLDSGQGNTMSQVQPVAMGSLQQNPVTSSQQANVSTLSSQSGLKGLQPSINPLQSNSNILQQQHLKQQQEQQMLQTQLKQQIEQRHMQHQLMQKQQQIMQQQQQQQQQQQQQQQLHQQPKQQLSAQLQTHQISQIHQINDVNDLKMRQGLGVKPGVFQQHLSGGQRAAYSHQQLKSGGSFPISSPQLQVASPQILQHSSPQIDQQNVLSSLTKAGTPLQSASSPFVVPSPSTPLAPSPMPGDAEKPITGVSSHSNAGNIGHQQTSGVGAPVPSLAIGTPGISASPLLAEFTGQDGTLGNALMNVSGKSSITEQPLERLIKAVKSMSPKALSASVSDIGSVVSMIDRIASSAPGNGSRAAVGEDLVAMTKCRLQARNFITQDGTNGTRKMKRYTSAMPLSVVSSAGSMNDNFKQLMGSETSDLESTATSSVKRPRIEVNPALLEEIREINQGLFDTVVDISDEDVDPTATAAAADGGEGTIVKCSFIAVALSPNLKSQYTSAQMSPIQPLRLLVPSNYPNCSPILLDKFPVEVSKKYEDLSVKAKSRFSISLRTLSQPMSLGQIARTWDVCARAVISEHAQQSGGGTFSSKYGTWENCLSTA encoded by the exons ATGGATACCAATAATTGGAGGCCCACCACAGGCCAAGGCCCTGTAGGAGGGAtaggaggtggaggaggagcAGGAGAACCCACCATGGACGCCGGCGATTGGAGGACCGAATTGCAGCCCGAAGCTCGGCAAAGAATTGTCAGCAAAAT AATGGATACATTGAAGAGGCATCTACCCGTTTCTGGTCAAGATGGTTTGCAGGAACTCAGGAAAATAGCTATCAGGTTTGAGGAAAAGATTTTTACTGCTGCCACAAGTCAG GGAGACTACCTACGAAAAATATCTCTAAAGATGCTTACAATGGAAACAAAGTCTCAGAATCCTCCAGCCAATTCTTTGCCGCCCAACTCTACTGGCAATGGCAATAAGCCCCCAGATCCGG GGATGTCTGGTGTGCAATCCCAACTTCACAATCAAGGGCAACCACTTCCTATCCCACTGTTAGCTAATCCATCACAATCACGGCAACTGTTATCGCAGAACATTCAGAATAGTGTTTCGTCTGCTGGAGTTCAAGCCACTCCAACTTTAACATCTGCACTGCCTCCTGCCTCTAGTATAAACCAGACTTCTATCCCAAATGCTGTCGGCCAGAATACCAATGTGCAAAATATATCTGGAACTTCACAGAACTCAGTGGGGAATTCAATGGGTCAAGGGATTCCATCCAACATGTTTGCAAATAATCCGCGGCAAATGCAAGGAAGGCAACAAGTTGTTTCCCAGCAGccgcagcagcagcagcagcagcagcagcagcagtcaCAAAATCCGCAGCAGTATACTTACCAGCAGCTGTTCCAACAACATTTCTTGAAGCAGAAGTTCCAGCAGGGAAACATCCCACATTCACTTGTGCAATCTCACATTCAGCAACGGCAAAATCTATTGCAAACCAATCAGATGCAATCTCCTCAGCAATCGGCCATGCAAACATCATCTGTCATGCAGCCTTCTCTCTCTGGTCTTCAGCAGAATCAGCAGCCACCTATTCAACAGGCGACACATTCCATGCTTCAGCAACATCCGCATTCAGTTCTTAGGCAGCAGCAACAGCCGCAACAGGCAGCTGTTATTCATCCACAGCAAGCACCAATGCAGCATCAGCCAATACTGCCTCCACAGCAGCATCAACCGCAGCAGCCAAATGCTGCAAATATGCAACAGAACCAATTAATTGCACAACAGAGCGGTGTTGGGGACATGCAGCAGCAACAGAGGCTGCTTGGCCAGCAGAATAATCTTCAGActatgcagcagcagcagcaccaACAACAATTAATGGCTCAGCAAAACAACTTCTCTAGTATGAATCAGCAACAGTTGGGCTCTCAAAGTAATGTTTCTGGGTTACAACAGCAGCAACAGCAGTTGCTTGGAGCTCAGTCTGTTAACTCAAGTATGCAAACTACGCAGCATGCAGTACACATGCTACAACAGTCCAAAATTCCAGTGCAGCAACAACCACAACAAAGCACATCTAGTTTGTTAGCAACTCAAGTACAGCCATCACAATCACAACCACAGCCTCCACAGCAGCAATTGATGTCTCAGATTCAGTCACAACCTTCACAGTTGCAACAACAGTTGGGTATGCAACAGCAGCCAAATTCTTTACAAAGGGATATGCAGCAAAGGCTTCAAGCATCAGGTCAACCATCGAGTACCTTACTTCAACCACAGAATGTAATTGATCAGCAGAAGCAGTTATATCAGAGAGCCGTTCCAGATACATCGTCGA CATCTCTTGATTCGACATCTCAAACGGGGAATGCAAATGGGGGTGATTGGCAAGAGGTCTATCAAAAG ATCAAAGCTTTGAAGGAGATGTACTTGCCtgaattaaatgaaatgtaCCAGAAAATTGCTACAAAATTGCAGCAG CATGATTCTCTCCCACAACAACCAAAGTCAGAGCAGCTTGAACGATTTAAAATGTTTAAGCTTATGTTGGAGCGTATTATAGCATTCTTACAGGTTTCCAAAAGCAATATATTACCCAATTGTAAGGAGAAGTTGGTATCCTATGAGAAGCAGATATTAAATGTTGTAAACACAAATAGGCCCAGGAAGCCTGTTTCCTCACTGCAGCAAGGACAGCTTCCCCAGTCTCACATGCACTCCATGCAGCAACCACAACCTCAAGTTACTCAAATGCAGCCCCATGAAAGTCAAATGAACCCTCAGTTGCAATCAATGAGCTTACAAGGTTCTGTGGCAACAATGCAGCAGAACAATATGACGAGCTTGCAGCATAATTCAATGTCTTCTTTATCTGGGGTTTCAACCACACAGCAAAACCTGATGAACTCATTGCAGACTGGTACCAATTTGGACTCAGGACAGGGCAATACAATGAGCCAAGTACAGCCGGTGGCTATGGGATCTCTACAACAAAACCCTGTGACTTCTTCTCAACAGGCAAACGTCAGCACCTTGTCCTCGCAGAGTGGATTAAAAGGGCTACAGCCAAGCATCAATCCTCTTCAGTCAAATTCCAATATCCTTCAACAACAGCATCTGAAACAACAGCAGGAACAGCAAATGCTGCAGACACAACTCAAACAACAAATTGAACAGCGTCATATGCAGCATCAATTGATGCAGAAGCAGCAGCAAATAAtgcagcagcaacagcagcaacagcagc agcagcagcagcagcaacagttACACCAACAACCAAAGCAGCAGCTGTCAGCACAGTTGCAGACACACCAAATTTCACAGATTCATCAAATCAATGATGTAAATGACCTTAAAATGAGACAGGGGTTGGGTGTTAAGCCAGGGGTCTTTCAGCAACATCTATCTGGAGGCCAGCGTGCTGCTTATTCCCACCAGCAGTTAAAATCAGGAGGTTCATTTCCTATATCTTCACCCCAACTCCAGGTTGCGTCCCCACAGATTCTGCAACACTCTTCTCCACAGATTGATCAGCAAAATGTCTTATCATCTCTCACTAAAGCTGGAACACCTCTGCAATCAGCAAGCTCGCCTTTTGTTGTCCCATCTCCTTCTACTCCTTTGGCTCCTTCTCCTATGCCTGGGGATGCTGAGAAACCTATTACTGGTGTTTCCTCACACTCAAATGCTGGAAATATTGGGCACCAACAGACAAGTGGTGTGGGAGCACCAGTTCCATCCCTTGCCATTGGCACCCCTGGGATATCGGCCTCACCTTTGCTCGCTGAGTTTACTGGTCAAGATGGCACTCTGGGCAATGCTTTGATGAATGTTTCTGGAAAGTCGAGCATTACAGAACAACCTCTTGAACGTTTAATTAAAGCG GTAAAATCAATGTCACCTAAAGCATTGAGTGCCTCTGTTAGTGACATTGGTTCAGTTGTGAGCATGATCGATAGGATAGCAAGTTCAGCACCAGGTAATGGATCCAGGGCTGCTGTTGGTGAGGATTTGGTTGCCATGACAAAGTGCCGCCTCCAAGCAAGAAATTTCATCACACAAGATGGAACCAATGGGACAAGGAAAATGAAGCGCTACACAAGTGCCATGCCCTTAAGTGTTGTTTCATCAGCTGGCAGTATGAATGATAATTTCAAGCAGTTGATGGGTTCAGAGACCTCTGACCTGGAGTCAACTGCAACTTCTAGTGTCAAGAGGCCTAGGATTGAG GTTAATCCCGCTCTTTTAGAAGAAATAAGGGAGATAAACCAGGGACTTTTTGACACAGTTGTTGATATCAGTGATGAAGATGTCGATCCAACTGCCacagctgctgctgctgatggGGGTGAAGGAACCATTGTCAAGTGCTCTTTCATTGCCGTGGCTCTCAGTCCaaacttgaaatctcagtacaCTTCTGCACAAATG TCACCGATTCAGCCATTAAGATTGCTTGTTCCCTCAAATTATCCAAATTGCTCCCCGATTCTCTTGGACAAATTTCCAGTTGAAGTCAG TAAGAAGTATGAAGATCTTTCGGTGAAGGCAAAGTCAAGGTTTAGCATATCTTTGCGAACCCTTTCACAACCCATGTCGCTTGGCCAGATAGCAAGGACTTGGGATGTTTGTGCTCGAGCGGTTATTTCCGAGCATGCACAGCAGAGCGGCGGGGGTACTTTCAGCTCAAAATATGGGACTTGGGAGAACTGCTTGAGCACTGCATGA
- the LOC109009893 gene encoding putative UPF0481 protein At3g02645, whose product MHVDLCDLNTCILLPTPIFTKCIKNCSHTIPKPSSISPRKTNMSFPKSSMQSQSDSKFDELRWVIQIRRTLEEDLDQDDDEVPVCIFNVPKALLVCAPDSYMPQQVALGPYHYWRPELYDMQRYKLAAARRIQKQLQSRKYQNLVDQLTRLDQRIRASYHKYLDFNGETLAWMMAIDASFLLEFLQTYAIQEGKVLTRVSSSMSHLVDYAGRKSAHNVILRDVVMLENQIPLLVLRKMLEFQLSSLDSSDDMLFSMLMGFCKEISPFKRMEDLPKIQVSQGSHLLDFLYQMIVPKVEEPSEITEAGDRDEGIEGKENSPTDSSYVKQALDEIWKLLSKIIGGPIRLIKKFLLSRAVKVILKLPWTILSNLPVFKIIKQPVEYFFSKTEVKAEDKASSSNDSISKPPSVEEISIPSVTELSTSGIRFLPTNGSISTIAFDAKTGTFYLPTISLDVNTEVVLRNLVAYEASNASGPLVFTRYTELMNGIIDTEEDVKTLRERGILLNRLKSDAEVSNLWNGMSRSIRLTKVPFLDKVIEDVNKHHSGRWSVKVSNAFKLYVVGSWQFLALLAVIFFLLLMILQAFCSVYSCTRINLPINTTST is encoded by the coding sequence atgcacGTGGATTTATGCGACTTAAATACATGCATCCTTCTTCCAACTCCCATCTTCACTAAATGCATCAAAAACTGCTCCCACACCATACCAAAACCTTCTTCGATCTCTCCGAGAAAAACAAACATGTCTTTTCCCAAATCCAGCATGCAATCACAATCTGATTCCAAATTCGATGAGCTTCGATGGGTTATTCAGATCCGTCGAACCCTCGAAGAAGACCTTGATCAGGATGATGATGAAGTTCCCGTGTGCATTTTCAATGTCCCCAAAGCTCTTTTGGTTTGCGCTCCAGATTCTTATATGCCACAGCAAGTCGCTCTCGGTCCTTACCATTATTGGCGTCCGGAGCTCTATGATATGCAGAGGTATAAGCTAGCCGCAGCCAGAAGAATTCAAAAGCAGCTCCAAAGCCGCAAGTACCAAAATCTTGTCGATCAACTTACACGGCTTGATCAGAGGATCCGAGCATCCTATCACAAGTACTTGGATTTCAATGGTGAGACTTTGGCGTGGATGATGGCCATTGACGCTTCATTCCTGCTTGAGTTCCTTCAAACTTACGCCATCCAAGAAGGAAAGGTGCTGACAAGAGTTTCCTCTAGCATGTCACACTTGGTGGACTATGCAGGAAGGAAATCAGCACATAACGTAATTCTTAGAGATGTGGTAATGCTGGAGAATCAGATTCCTTTGTTAGTGCTGAGGAAGATGTTGGAATTCCAGTTATCATCCCTGGATTCTTCCGATGATATGTTGTTTTCAATGCTAATGGGGTTCTGCAAAGAAATTTCACCTTTTAAGCGGATGGAAGATCTGCCAAAGATTCAGGTCTCCCAGGGCTCACACCTGCTAGACTTTCTGTACCAAATGATCGTGCCCAAAGTGGAAGAACCATCCGAAATCACCGAAGCTGGGGATCGCGATGAAGGCATCGAAGGGAAGGAAAACTCTCCTACAGATTCAAGTTACGTAAAACAAGCCCTCGATGAGATTTGGAAGCTGCTATCGAAAATAATTGGCGGCCCAATACGTCTAATCAAGAAGTTTCTGCTGTCTAGGGCCGTAAAAGTCATCCTAAAATTGCCTTGGACAATCCTCTCTAACCTTCCTGTATTCAAGATTATAAAACAACCTGTGGAGTACTTCTTTTCGAAAACAGAAGTCAAGGCAGAAGACAAGGCTTCAAGCTCAAACGACAGCATTAGCAAACCACCATCGGTAGAGGAAATCTCAATCCCATCTGTGACTGAGCTTTCAACATCCGGGATCCGTTTCTTGCCCACAAATGGCAGCATCTCAACCATTGCTTTTGACGCAAAGACAGGCACGTTTTACCTCCCCACCATTAGTTTAGATGTCAACACGGAGGTCGTTTTGAGGAACTTAGTTGCATATGAAGCTTCGAATGCATCAGGGCCATTGGTTTTTACGCGATACACTGAATTAATGAATGGAATTATTGACACTGAGGAGGATGTGAAAACACTTAGAGAAAGAGGGATCCTCCTGAATCGTTTGAAGAGCGATGCAGAGGTGTCAAACCTATGGAATGGAATGAGCAGGTCTATCAGGTTGACGAAAGTGCCATTTTTAGACAAGGTGATTGAAGATGTGAACAAGCATCACAGTGGTAGATGGAGTGTTAAAGTTAGCAATGCCTTCAAGCTTTACGTTGTTGGTTCTTGGCAGTTTCTCGCATTGCTGGCTGTAATTTTCTTCTTGCTCTTGATGATATTGCAAGCGTTTTGCTCGGTTTATAGCTGCACTCGCATTAATCTTCCAATCAATACCACTAGTACATAG